Within the Glycine soja cultivar W05 chromosome 3, ASM419377v2, whole genome shotgun sequence genome, the region GAATTCaacaaaaataagagaaatttcTCTATCGTGAAATATGCAAAGCCTAATCACTTGTGTTTTGATTATTGCTTTTATTTCACCATGTTTATGTCATAGGTGGAATGTTGGAACCCAAAACACAATTTATAATGTGATAGATTTTGGTGCCGTGGGAGATGGCAAAACAGACGATACACAAGTACGTGtgtttatgttttgttatttcTAATTCTAAGGCTTAATTGTACATTTCTTTTTTCTACTAttgctattttttattcttttttgaaaatttgtttttttacctatttttattgtataatattgacctatttaattattaactcCACAtctaatatttaacaaaaatgttAATGAAAATGAAACATTTAACGGCACATTCACATTAACACTCTATTACTTTGTCAGTATTTTTGTTAAGTATTGTATGTCAAGTTAACAAattgatcaaaattatattatttagcaTTTAACAAGACATTTCTATTTTGAATTGATGGTAGGCATTTTTAAAAGCATGGCAAAGCATGTGTGAAGCACAAGGGACATCAACTCTATTAATACCACCAAACAAAGTATTCTTGGTGACGAGCATGTGACTAAAGGGTCCTTGCGTCGCCCCAAGTGTTCAAATTCAGGTATTTCTAATATCATATCCAACTGCATACCATCAaactattatttcttttttgttttattaaacttttggtactctaaaattttatgatcttttaatgttatttttatttttgaatattttaaataaggctctcataaaatatatttcgttattaattttcatttttttttcttaaattccattttaatttacttttgaatttatttaaatgtcAAAAAATTCTCATTTAATCCGTATAAATGTAACAAGTTTTCTCTTAATCTGTAGACTGggatatcaaataaaaaaatataaaaaattataatatttacaaattacatatattaaaaagtaaGTGAAATACTACTTAACAAAAAAAGAGTAACCCAATTATTAATAGAGAttctatgataaaatatttataaaaaaaaactattcaaaataaagtaagtcataaaatgataattataaggttttaaagaataaaacttAGTAGAGTCATTCATTAGAATCTTTCTGGCATGTTCAAAATAAATATCCAATACTGAATCattaaatggaaaaaataaacaaatttctttttctgttttttttcattaagaaaaactaaaaaatgttaaatatatttagatgaataaatcaaaaaggTGTTGAGTCATAATATATAGACTATTGTACTAAAGTTAATTTGGGTTTCTCCTATTTGTATATCTTGGCCTTCTGGAATCcttttaataattgaaaaaaagtcCTTGCAATATGACTTTGTATTTTctcattatttgtttaattttcctCCACTCTTCTTGTAGCTTCAAGGGGTAAtagttgcacctaccaaggatGCATGGGTGGAAGGTAATCTGAATACTTTGATTATGATCTCAAATGTAAACGGTCTCACAATTGATGGAAGTGGTGGATTAATCGATGGCTACGGTTCTGCTTGGTGGGCATGCAAATCTTGTCCACGACCATCGGTTTGACTACTCTAAGCTCTATTTTCCcatagtttgtttttttatattgatatggatataaaaattcaaattaatcattattactttagcattttttaatttctaatttttaattttttactaccTCAATCTACGTCAAGAATGCACTTAGGTACAAGTTAGTATATTCTTCAAATGCAGTCAAATGACTGATAACTTGAAAGATGGAAAGGAATCagattatatttttgaaaaaaactatacataCATCTCAATTTTGGAGTATACATGtataaatggaaaagaaaaaaatcagaaaaaaataactaaatgaagatagagaaattaataaatttaataaatgatgtGATGAtgtgaaataaatataaaaatagggggaaaggataaaaatagatagaaaaataaatctaaatgtATGAATATAATAATCATATACTAATTTATTCTCAACACCACTTGACTGAATTTTTCATGTGGATGATGCAGGTTCTTATTATCAATTCCTGCAATTCTGTTAGTGTTACTAATCTGAACATGATTAATAGTCCAAAATCTCACATACACGTAAATGGTTGTGAGGGTGCCACATTTTCTCATATTAATATTAGTGCTCCCGGTGATAGTCCTAACACTGATGGATTTGACATTTCTACTTCCAAAAATATCATGATCGAAGATTCAACTATAGCCACCGGTAAATTAAACAAAGTTTTCAtctaatgaaaatatatatagtatcaaatttcaaattaatgttttaaaatgattaCTATATGTGCAATTTTAACTTACATTGTCTTTCTACTTAAACAGGTGATGATTGTATTGCCATCAGTGGTGGCTCCTCCTACATCAATGTTACTGGGATTGCTTGTGGACCAGGCCATGGAATAAGGTTTATATAAATTacgttttaatttatttaatatatttgggAGTGATATCCTTCAACCTAACGCActtattaatatgaaaataacaattaaatatttgatggaATTATATCACACACTTGCACATGtcataaaactataaaatgattccttgattaaattaatatcttttgtTATATCCAATTTGTAACTATAACAAATCTCATCAATTAACATGAATGAATTAATCAGCATTGGCAGCCTCGGTAAAAAGTTTGATACAGTCCAAGAAGTTTATGTACGAAATTGCAGCTTCATAAGAACTACAAATGGAGCAAGAATCAAGACATTTCCAGTAAGCAAAATATATACGAGTGACAACGTATTTGCTTCCTATAACTATTTtgctataattatatattttgtaccCTTTTCTTAAACAATGTAGTTATATAAAAGACCATCATTATAcattggaatatatatatatatatatatatatattaaaaatattcttttaaatccTGGAACATTGATTTAGAGGTGTAAGGAAATATTCATAtgcatagaaaaaaattattcccaaTATGTCTTACCACTTGAAAggaatattttattcattgtatttttttttatatatagaatgGAATGGGTTATGCGAAACAAATTACTTTTGAGGATATCACCTTAGAACAAACTCGCAACCCAATAATTATAGATCAAGAGTATCGTGATTTAACGGTATTCACTTAACTATACATTGATATTATATCCCGTTATTCCAACTTGTTTATTTTGTCTATTGTCTATTAAAGTTGTATTTTTGGAATAATTAGAATCAAGCAGTTGAAGTCAGTGATGTGACATACAGAGGAATTCATGGAACATCTCTAGATGGAAGAGCTATTACCTTAGATTGCGGCGAGTCTGGTTGTTATGGAATTGTATTGGATCAAATCAACATTGTCTCTTGTTTAACAGGAAAGTCTGCTTCGTGTTTTTGCAATAATGCTCATGGAACAGCTACAGCTACAAATCCAAATTGTACTTGCTTATTACCATGAAATCCTTGTTACCCACTCAAACATATCTATAAGTGAAATAATGAGTATTATCATATtactttttcaataaaatattaatgtgaACACTCatttttaggttttttatttgctcctcttttatttaatttattatatgtttttatttttatagaatgGAATTTGccaaagtaatatatataaataactacaTTTAATGTTATACATAACATTTAATTACTTGACAGTATACAAATattccataaaaaattatttttttaaaattatgtaaaatgaTAAGGAACGCCATTTCTTAGAAATTGttctaaatgaaattatttacgttcaaataaatttttccttttacaAATTTTTGTGTGACAATTTTTggcagaaaaagagaaaagaagtttattctTGAAAATTTCACAAATAGAGTTTCTCTTTCACATTAGAAGTTTTTGTACGGCACACAAATATAAGAATCAGTGCGACCTGCACCCGGGTGTTTGGAATTGTTGTTTGTTGCTACAGAACACAACTTGCCAAATGccaaaaggaaagagaaacatAAGTATACACTAAAATCCACACACAAGAGTTCCAATAACTCAAGAAAATTAGTAACACATTGTGAAAAATAAACACCACGGAAAGTATCACTTTAACTAAgtatcactttatttttttaatttttaatgtaatattaatattaaaatcaattctataaattatttttcttttttatttattagttcttcggtataaaataatttaagacgatatttattttgagatggAATAACTAGTTTTTCAGTAATGTTTGATTGAAAAAGAGAGGAGAAGAGAGTAAAAGGGAGGAGagaatttttacaattttctcTTATGTGATTTAGAAATTTggaaagaaagggaaaatttGTTTAAGTGGCACCATAAAGTTACAAAAGtaattattcaataatataAAGTACTTCCATGGAACTATAAAATACATAATACTACAAGTACTTCCGCGGAACAAACTCAAGCACTTTGTCAAGAGAAAGTCGAGAACTCAAGCACtttgtataagaaaaatataatttattttactttcttaatttttcctattataaatactttttgATAAGTTTACCGAAATTGACCCTGTCATGTTGGTTATCAGGTAGAGATTAgagaacaaaatatttcaatgtattgtgttaaatttaccatgaatattttgttttttagtaaCCATTTTGTGTCCCCATTGTTACGGAACATACCTCAAGGGAGGACTTCTATGAATGATTATGTTCATTTCTTAATCTTTTACACACAAGATAAATCTACTCACACTCCTATAGGGTAGAAGAGGGATTTATAGGGTATAACAAACATGCATACACATACATAGCAACAAGTGTAGGAAACATTGTTGTACATTTAGAGGCTGCATTTTTTCTACATTTTCCTGCATGTTCTCTACTGTAATCGGAGTgtcttcttaatttttctttatatttcatttaGTGAATCAGTTCCTATCAGAGCATCGTCCACGCTTCAAGCACAGATGGTTCATACGTGAGGAGGCCAGAGGCGTGTTAGATATAAAAACCTATTCATAAGTCTTCACCTCACAGGTTAAGCTTTTGGAATAATTGGTTAATGAAAACTACTAACACAGTTTTTATCAGTCATACATATCAGCATACAAGAGGGAGAACAAAGAAATCAGATCAAAATAAGGATTAGAAAGAACTAACTCAACTATATCCACTCCTTGATTGATGATCTTATATTGATGTTTCTATATCAATAACACACAACTGGATCTAGATCCTCAAAAACTACATTTAACACTAACATTTATTTTAGGACACAAAAGTAAgatatataattacatattaaaatttaacacCAATTACATATATTATACCCTATATATCTCGCATACCTTTCAATAACTTCCTTCTCGAGCTACAATAAATTCCTCCATTTTATCAGTATCACCAATATCAGTAGGTACCAATATCTCATCCTCAGTTGTGAAATTGTATCTACCCCCAATAGCTCTTAAAAGCTGATACACTTCAAACATGGTGGGCCTCTCCTTTGGCGTTGGTGAGACACAGTTGCATACAACCTTTAGAAATTGGAAAAGCTCGCCATCAGCATCCTTGCTGACTAGTGATTCATCAATGGCATCATGGTGTTCTGCATTGCTTGTGAGCTCCGTAATCCATTCTACCAGATTTCCTTTAAAAGTTTCCGGAGCTTTATAGACATTGGTAGGTCTTTCACCTGTCACCAACTCAAGAAGAACAGTTCCAAAGCTGTAAATATCCCCTTTAGTTGTGGCAACCAAAGTTCTTGTGTACTCAGGAGCAACATAACCTAAATCACCAAACTCCCCATTTACAAAAGTACTCAAATGAGTATCAATTGGGTTCATCAGTCTGGCAAGgccaaaatcagaaattttCGGCTCAAAATCTGCATCCAACAACATGCACTTCGAGCTAATGTTTCGGTGGATAATACAGGGATTGCAGCTATGATGAAGCCATGCTAAACCTTTGGCAGCTCCAATTGCAATTTTGAGCCTTGTAGTCCAGTCAAGGGTGCTCACACCATCAGCAGGATGGAGTTGGTCATGGAGGATTCCATTTGGCATATTTTTATAGACTAAAAGCCTCTCCCTTTTGGCCATGCAAAAACCTAAAAGAGGAACCAGATTGCGATGTTTGACAGTACCCAGCGTACCCATTTCAGACATAAATTGTTTTTCAGTGTACTGAGATTCTTGTAATCTCTTAACCATAAGTGTCGTGCCATCATCAAGGACAGCTTTGTAAACAGTTCCTGTTCTTCCTGTCCCAATCATATTGGTATTACTGAAGTTGTTAGTAGCCTTCATGATATCACTCAGTTTCATTTTTGGAATTGATTTCTCAAACATAGAAACCTGATGTCCATATCATATTAGTTAGACTTAGGCATAATATCCTCATTAGAATTCAATTGTGTGTAAATCATACAAACTAAGGCTCTTTAAATTTtacacaaattaatttttcagaaaatatattctacattttttaaactttgacaaaaaaaaaatgtataatttatcAGTTcgatttagaaaatattttattttcctttgtttAGTGCAACAGTATGCAAAACATGTTTTGCCTATTAATATACACAACATAGTcaaggaaataaaatatttattacgaAAATGTTTCACTTGAAACTtgcaagaatttaaaaaaaaaatgaaatatttctaACAAACTAGTTCCTATCTTAaacatttaaaacaattatctaTTGCTACAAGACACAAATGGatctacaagaaaaatgaatagTTGTGTAATCATATATGTTCTGTGCAATGCACCAATATAGCTTGCCTTAATTTGTTTAGTTCCTTTTAGACTTCTTGCCCATTTGTTTCCTTCAGGGTcctcttccttcttcttgaaaGAAACACGTCGCACAAAGAAGAACAATCCAATACACAATCCTAATGCCGCAAGAGTCACCCCGCCAGCAGCAGCTCCAGCAATAACAGCCAAGTTACTCTTGGAAGACTTGGTTTGGCAAGGCGCCAATGTTTTTCCTCCACATAGGCCTTGATTATttgcataattttttgaaactcCAGCGCTAAAGATTGGAACTGGCCCCATCAAAAGATTGTTGGATACATAAAATGTCTTGATTCGTGAGAGAACACCAAATTGTGGAGGAATTTGACCACTGAGTCAATTCTGATCAAGTTTAAccctgtgtttggatggagcaatttaacatggaaattcatttttccaaggaatttaaaatgattcatgataaaatagctTGTTTGGATAGAGTATTTGAAACAAGATCTAATTTctggtatttttatgaatcattttgattgactaaaatagtgggatttcaaattctctaaaaaaatatagaatttgaaattattttttcggAGATGCTCACTTTAACTCACGTTCTTGCTCGTGACTCTTTTTCGCTCAAAACACACAACTATGggtgaccaaagtttttacTGCCGATATGgacataagttgtttttcaatgACTTTGGCCGATgttttttcaatcaaaatttttctgtatgatgtcaaccaaagctattttttacaGATATcgactaagattttttttagatgatgttggttagggttattttctcactGACATCACTCATGGAAAGTTTTTGCTAATGTCGGCCAAGGATTTTTTTGTCCGTTGTCATCCAGATTTTTTCAGTTAATGttgactaatattttttttggccaATGTTGACTAGAATTTTTCTACTTACATCggtcatgactaacttttgagtaAACACATGTTAGGGTTTTTTAGCTGACGTCAGCTAGGTTTTTCCAGCCAACATCAGCCAAAGCTATTTTTAGCCAATATTGGTTAAGGTTATTTTTTAGCCGATGTTAGTTAGGGTGTTTTGGCtgatgtcaactagattttcttagccGACATCGGTTAGGATTTTTTTGTTGCCATTGACTAAGGTTTTTTGGCTGACATCAGCTAgagctatttcttaaccacattagctaggtattttggttgatgttggctaaGGTTTTTTCTGCTAACACCAGCTAGGTATTTTTTACCAACATCGGACATGAATATTGTTAGTCGACATTGACTAGGTTCTTATAGTTGACATCCACTAGAGTTTTTCGGTCGATATcggtcaaatttattttttaaccaacATCAGCCAAGGTTATTTTATATCTGATGTTGGGTAGGATTTTTTGTTCGACATTGGtcaggactattttttttagccAACTTCGACTACGGATTTTTCGGCCAatgttgaccaatgatgttATTCGGCCGACATCGGGTAGGTTTTATTGGTCGGCAACAATCAAGCAATTTTTTAGCCGATATTGagtagatttttttgtcaacgtTTGCTAGGATTTAACACCAATTACATATATTATACCCTATATATCTCGCATACCTTTCAATAACTTCCTTCTCGAGCTACAATAAGTTCCTCCATTTTATCAATATCACCAATATTAGTAGGTACCACTATCTCATCCTCAGTTGTGAAATTGTATCTACCCCCAATAGCTCTTAAAAGCTAATACACTTCAAACATGGTGGGCCTCTCCTTTGGCGTTGGTGAGACACAATTGCATGCAACCTTTAGAAATTGGAAAAGCTCGCTATCAGCATCCTTGCTGACTAGTGATTCATCAATGGCATCATGGTGTTCTGCATTGCTTGTGAGCTCCGTAATCCATTCTACCAGATTTCCTTTATAAGTTTCTGGACTTTAGACGCATTGGTAGGTCTTTCACCTGTCACCAACTCAAGAAGAATAGTTCCAAGGCTGTAAATATCCCCTTTAGGTGTGGCAACCAAAGTTCTTTGTACTCAGGAGCAACATAACCTAAATCACCAAACTCCTCATTTACAAAAGTACTCAAATGAGTATCAATTGGTTTCATCAGTCTGGCAAGgccaaaatcagaaatttttgGCTCAAAATCTGCATCCAACAAGATGTATTTCGAGCTAATGTTTTGATGGATAATACGGGGATTGCAGCTATGATGAAGCCATGCTAAACCTTTGGCTGCTCCAATTGCAATTTTGAGCCTTGTAGTCCAGTCAAGGGTGCTCACACCATCAGCATGATGGAGTTGGTCATGGAGATTTCCATTTGGCATGTTTTTATAGACCAAAAGCCTCTCCCTTTTGGCCATGCAAAAACCTAAAAGAGGAACCAGATTGCGATGTTTGCCAGTACCCAGCGTACCCATCTCAGACAtaaattgtttttcaatttaCTGAGATTCTTGTAATCTCTTAACCATAAGTGTCGTGCCATCATCAAGGACAGCTTTGTAAACAGTTCATATTCTTCCTGTCCCAATCATATTGGTATTACTGAAGTTGTTAGTAGCCTTCATGATATCACTCAGTTTCATTTTTGGAATTGATTTCTCAAACATAGAAACCTGATGTCCATATCAGTATTAGTTAGACTTAGGCATAATATCCTCATTAGAATTCAATTGTGTGTAAATCATACAAACTAAGGCTCTTTAAATTTtacacaaattaatttttcagaaaatatattctacatttttttaactttgacaacaaaaaatgtataatttagcagtttgatttagaaaatattttattttcctatgtTTAGCGCAACAGTATGCAAAACATGTTTTGCCTATTAATAAACACAACATAGTTAaggaaatataatatttattacgaAAATGTTtcacttgaaacttgaaagaattaaaaaaaaaggaaatatttctAACAAACTAGTTCCTATCTTAAACATTTGAAATAATTATCTATTGCTACAAGACACAAATGGatctacaagaaaaatgaatagTTGTGTAATCATATATGTTTTGTGCAATGCACCAATATAGCTTGCCTTAATTTGTTTAGTTCCTTTTAGACTTCTTGCCCATTTTTTTCCTTCGGGGTcctcttccttcttcttgaaaGAAACACGTCGCACAAAGAAGAACAATCCAATACACAATCCTAATGTCGCAAGAGTCACCCCGCCAACTGCAGCTCCAGCAATAACAACCAAGTTACTCTTGGAAGACTTCGCCTTGCAAGGCGCGAATGATTTTCCTCCACATAGGCCTTGGTTATTTGCATAATTTTCTGAAACTCCAGCGCTAAAGATTGGAACTGGCCTCATCAAAAGATTGTCGGATACATAAAATGTCTTGATTCGTGAGAGAACACCAAATTATGGAGGAATTTGACCAGTGAGTCGATTCTGATCGAGTTTAAGGGTATTAAGAAATTTATAGTTTGCAAGACTCACAGGAATCTCCCCAAAAAATTCATTTGAAGCTAGAATAACAGATGTTGCAAATGGTATACGAGTGGCTATGTCTCCCGAAATGGTTCCAGGGAGTTTGTTAATTGAAAGGTCTAATTCAGTTAAGCTTGAGCAATTTTGAATGCCGCGAGGAAACTGGCCCTTGAGTCCCATGTTCGATAGTTTGAGATTCAAGACCATGTTCTCATCAGGGTGCCAACACTCAACCCCATTAAACCTGCTGATATACCCTTCAGTTTTGTTGTTGAAATCCCTAGAGAACTTCAAATAGTTATAGGGGTCTTCAAGGGACTCTTTGATACTTTTCAAGCAGAAGATATTAGTGTTGGTAGTTGattagatgatagttgatagttgatagttttagagaattgttttagaaggaaggctatgtcattgatttcttggattgtcaattacaacataccaattgcctatttataggctcaagtcaccaacctctcaatggtggtgaatgtttctacattactttaggtctttctagaattttcatgatagattagtatcatgatagttctagattcttctatcttatacatacacttatagttctagattgttctaccatattcatacacattatagttctagattgttctaccatattctatagttctaggatattctgctattatatttaagaatattctagaaatttgtagcaatttcaacactcctccttgatGCAAATTTCTGTGACTCCGAGCATAGCTCgtaattcttcaaatcttggtcttGGCAAAGCCTTCGTGAATATGTCTGCAATTTGATCTTCTGTTCTGCAGTAGtcgagtttgatctctttagttGCTTCAGCTTCTCTGATAAAGTGATACTTGATTGCTATGTGTTTTGTTCTGCTGTGATGAACTGGATTCTTCGCCATTGCAATTGCTGATTTGTTGTTGCAATTGATTTTAGTAGGCTCATcttgtttttctcccatgtcttCAAGTATCCTACGAAGCCATATAGCTTGACTCGTTGCTTCAGCAGCTGCCACGTACTCTGCTTCTGCTGTTGATTGTGCTACTGTAGCTTGCTTCTTCGACGCCCAAGAGAACATTCCCGATCCTAGTGAGAAAGCATAGCCAGAGGTACTCCTCATGTCATCTGTTGAACCTGCCCAATCACTGTCGGTGTAGCCAAGTAATTCTGAGTTGGTTTCGGTAGTATACCATATACCGAACTCTTTTGTTCCTTGTAGATACCTCAAAATTCTTTTTCCTGCTCCAAAGTGTATTTGACTTgggctttgcatgaatcttgatAGAAGACTTGTAGCATACATTATGTCAGGCCGTGTAGCTGTCAAATATAGAAGGCTTCCAATTAGACTTCGGTATTTGGATGCATCAACTTCTGGTGCTCCATCATTCTTCTGTAGTTTCTCATTTGTTATGAGTGGAGTAGCAACAGGTTTGCAACCATACATCTTGAATTTCTTAAGTAAGCCTTCTGTGTATTTCTTTTGCGAGATGAATATCCCTTCATTTCTCTGACTTACCTCTATGCCGAGGAAGTAACTCATCAACCCAAGGTCGGTCATCTCAAAGGTCTTCATCATGTCTTCTTTAAACTCCATCATCATCTTAGTATTGTTTCCCGTGTAGATAAGATCATCTACATATAGAGAGAGTAAGAGAGTGTACTGACCTTGAGACTTGATGTAAAGTGTAGGCTCACTCTTGCTCCTCCTGAATCCTCGATCCATGAAATACTGATCGACTCTGCTATACCATGCTCGAGGTGCTTGCTTCAAACCGTAGAGTGCTTTTCTTAGTTTTAACACTTTGTTTTCTTTGCCTTCAGACACGAATCCttgtggctgctccacatagatctCTTCTTCAAGTACGCCATTAAGGAAGGCGGATTTGACATCTAGTTGATGGATACTCCATCCTTTTTGTGACACAAGAGCTATTAGAGCTCTTATGGTATCAAGACGAGCTACTGGTGCAAATGTCTCATTGTAGTCAATTCCGGGTTGCTGTAAGTAACCCTTAGCTACTAGCCTCGCCTTGTGTTTCTGTATGGTGCCATCAGAGTTGAGCTTTGTCTTATTAAGACGAGCTACTGGTGCAAATTTTTCTGTATGGATACTCCATCTCTTCTTGTTGTTGTGATGGAGGTGAAGGTGGTTCACCTGGGTTTTcttcctcatcttcttcttgagGTAGTTGAACGAGTATAAGAACgttcttctccactttttcttcatccCAATTCCATGAAGCATATTCATCAACTTCAACATCTCGACTGATGACGAGTTTCTTAGTTTGCAAGTTGTAGACACGGTAGCCCTTAGAGATATTGctatacccaaggaagatacctcGTATAGTCTTGTCTTCAAGCTTGTGCCTCTTCATGTCTGGAATATGAATGTAGCATATAGATCCAAAGACCCTTAGGTGCTTTGCTGATGGCTTCTTCCCGTTCCAAGCTTCAATTGGAGTCTTGTCTTTTACAGACTTAGTTGGACATCTGTTGAGTATGTAAACAACAGTGTAGACTGCTTCAGCCCAGAATATGTTAGGTAGTCCCTTTTCCTTGAGCATCGATCTAGCCATCTCCATAACTGTGCGATTCTTTCTCTCGgacactccattttgttgaggagaatATGCGACTGTAAGTTGTCTCTCAATGCCTTCATCCTCACAAAATCTTTCAAACTCGCGAGAGGTGTACTCTTTGCTGCGATCACTTCTTAGTACTTTTATCCGTTTTCCACTTTGATTTTCAGCAAGGGCCTTGAACTTTATGAATACTCCAAAGActtctgatttttcttttagaaaatatacccATGTCATTCTAGAGAAGTCATCAATGAAGAGTATGAAGTACCTATTGTTCCCATGTGATGGCGTTCTCATTGGTCCACAAACGTCTGTATGTATCAGCTCCAATAGTTCTTTCGCTCTCCATGCTCCACTTGTTGAGAAAGGAAATCAATGTTGCTTACCAAGAAGACATCCTTCACACACTTCATTGTTCTCCTTTATGCTTGGAAGATCTCTCATCATGTTCTTCTCATGTAACAACTTCAAGGCATGTGAGTTGAAGTGGCCAAATCTTCGATGCCATAGCCATGAATCATCAACTTGTACCTTCATGGCAACGtttgttgcatattttaaatttagagggaAGCTTCTATTGCTCTTATTCATCTTTACTTGGGCTATCTTagaccttttatttttgttgtctaaGATTTTGCATACACCTCCTTCAAAGTGAAGTGTGTAGCCTCTCTCCATCATTTGGCCAATGCTTAGAAGATTTTCTTTTAGGCTGGGAACTAGTAAGACATCATGGATGAGTCGCGTACCTTTATCTGTCTCCACCATGACAGTGCCTTTGCCTTTTGATTCAACC harbors:
- the LOC114405112 gene encoding probably inactive leucine-rich repeat receptor-like protein kinase At5g48380 — protein: MGPVPIFSAGVSKNYANNQGLCGGKTLAPCQTKSSKSNLAVIAGAAAGGVTLAALGLCIGLFFFVRRVSFKKKEEDPEGNKWARSLKGTKQIKVSMFEKSIPKMKLSDIMKATNNFSNTNMIGTGRTGTVYKAVLDDGTTLMVKRLQESQYTEKQFMSEMGTLGTVKHRNLVPLLGFCMAKRERLLVYKNMPNGILHDQLHPADGVSTLDWTTRLKIAIGAAKGLAWLHHSCNPCIIHRNISSKCMLLDADFEPKISDFGLARLMNPIDTHLSTFVNGEFGDLGYVAPEYTRTLVATTKGDIYSFGTVLLELVTGERPTNVYKAPETFKGNLVEWITELTSNAEHHDAIDESLVSKDADGELFQFLKVVCNCVSPTPKERPTMFEVYQLLRAIGGRYNFTTEDEILVPTDIGDTDKMEEFIVAREGSY
- the LOC114405458 gene encoding probable polygalacturonase At3g15720, whose protein sequence is MISNVNGLTIDGSGGLIDGYGSAWWACKSCPRPSVLIINSCNSVSVTNLNMINSPKSHIHVNGCEGATFSHINISAPGDSPNTDGFDISTSKNIMIEDSTIATGDDCIAISGGSSYINVTGIACGPGHGISIGSLGKKFDTVQEVYVRNCSFIRTTNGARIKTFPNGMGYAKQITFEDITLEQTRNPIIIDQEYRDLTNQAVEVSDVTYRGIHGTSLDGRAITLDCGESGCYGIVLDQINIVSCLTGKSASCFCNNAHGTATATNPNCTCLLP